A genomic window from Triticum urartu cultivar G1812 chromosome 7, Tu2.1, whole genome shotgun sequence includes:
- the LOC125523464 gene encoding protein MEI2-like 2, translating into MDRSPAPLSPPGFAVPLAVKKRQQAAPGYSSPWGVPPAPPLTNNNPNPPNGLRAGDTSIFSTSLPVLPHEKLNFPDSAHGTPSMDDASAKLKEFDDDPQGNDYPFDFDLRQIDDLLPDEDELFAGITNEIEPAGQTNPAEELEEFDVFGSGGGMELDSDPLDSITAGLGNASIGDGIRANGVNNNFGLSNSPGAVAGEHPLGEHPSRTLFVRNINSNVEDSELRSLFEQFGDIRTLYTATKHRGFVMISYFDIRAARGAMRSLQNKPLRRRKLDIHFSIPKENPSDKDLNQGTLVIFNLDPSVSNEEVRQIFGTYGEVKEIRETPNKKHHKFIEFYDVRAAEAALRSLNKSEIAGKRIKLEPSRPGGTRRSLVQHLGHELEDEPRGYRHSHVGSPMANSPPGAWAQYGSPTDNNLLHAFSNSPTGNGMSPIGMSPSMMSNALKIAPIGKDNNWSKYDQVFSNSNQSLGAAFQHSQSYQDRKSDHMSSSPGTLTGPEFLWGSPKPYPEHSQSSSMWRPPPVGHAMSSSSRPQGQGFLYGSRQASLFGSLDQNRHHVGSAPSGAPFESHFGFLPESPETSFMNQVRFANMGNIGGANRNGGSLMLNMASRASLNPVSALSGSLTDNNSTNFRPVPSPRLGQPPFFGNTTYQGPGYYGLDSSTIERGRNRRVDSSAFQADSKKQYQLDLDKIRKGEDTRTTLMIKNIPNKYTSKMLLAAIDELHKGTYDFFYLPIDFKNKCNVGYAFINMISPVHIVSFYQAFNGKKWEKFNSEKVASLAYGRIQGRNALISHFQNSSLMNEDKRCRPILFHSNGPETGNQEPFPNGICIHMPLDGGAGSSKEPLGFEEDDNPNEIKISGEKSMVGSL; encoded by the exons ATGGACCGATCGCCGGCACCTCTCAGCCCACCAG GTTTCGCTGTGCCGCTCGCCGTCAAGAAGCGGCAGCAGGCGGCGCCGGGCTACAGCAGCCCGTGGGGAGTCCCTCCGGCGCCGCCCCTGACAAACAACAACCCCAACCCGCCCAATGGCCTCAGAGCCGGCGACACCAGCATCTTCTCCACCTCGCTGCCCGTTCTGCCGCACGAAAAAT TGAACTTTCCTGACTCCGCACATGGCACCCCTTCGATGGACGACGCATCTGCTAAACTGAAAGAATTCGACGATGATCCTCAGGGGAACGACTACCCGTTTGACTTTGATCTGCGGCAGATCGACGACCTGCTGCCCGATGAGGATGAGCTTTTCGCTGGGATCACGAATGAGATCGAGCCGGCAGGGCAGACTAACCCCGCGGAGGAACTGGAGGAGTTTGATGTCTTTGGAAGTGGAGGGGGAATGGAGCTGGACTCGGACCCTCTGGACAGCATCACAGCTGGTCTGGGGAATGCAAGCATAGGCGATGGGATCAGGGCCAATGGGGTAAACAACAATTTCGGTCTGTCAAACAGTCCTGGAGCTGTGGCTGGGGAGCATCCGCTGGGGGAGCACCCTTCCAGGACATTGTTCGTGAGGAACATTAACAGTAACGTCGAGGACTCTGAACTGCGCTCTCTCTTTGAG CAATTTGGGGATATCCGGACCCTCTACACCGCAACGAAGCATAGGGGCTTTGTAATGATATCTTATTTTGATATCCGAGCTGCACGTGGTGCAATGCGTTCGTTGCAGAATAAGCCTCTGAGGAGGAGAAAGCTTGACATTCATTTTTCTATCCCAAAG GAGAATCCATCTGACAAAGATTTAAACCAGGGGACTCTTGTTATCTTTAACTTGGATCCGTCAGTTTCTAATGAAGAGGTTCGCCAGATTTTCGGAACTTATGGGGAAGTAAAGGAG ATAAGAGAGACGCCTAACAAAAAGCACCATAAGTTTATTGAGTTCTACGATGTTAGGGCGGCAGAAGCTGCTCTTCGGTCACTGAATAAGAGTGAGATTGCTGGAAAACGTATCAAGTTGGAGCCAAGTCGTCCTGGTGGAACACGCAGAAG CTTGGTGCAACACCTTGGTCATGAACTAGAAGATGAACCCAGAGGTTATAGGCATTCTCACGTCGGATCGCCTATGGCTAACTCTCCTCCAG GGGCATGGGCTCAGTATGGTAGCCCAACCGACAACAATTTGCTGCATGCATTCAGCAACTCACCTACTGGAAACGGAATGAGCCCTATCGGAATGTCCCcttcaatgatgtcaaatgctcTGAAGATTGCACCAATTGGGAAGGACAACAACTGGTCTAAATATGATCAAGTATTCTCAAACAGCAACCAGTCCCTCGGCGCTGCGTTTCAGCACTCACAGTCATACCAAGATCGCAAAAGTGACCATATGAGCTCGAGTCCTGGGACATTAACAGGGCCTGAGTTTCTGTGGGGCAGCCCAAAGCCTTATCCGGAGCATTCCCAGTCCTCATCAATGTGGCGTCCACCACCAGTTGGTCATGCAATGTCATCTAGTAGCCGCCCTCAGGGTCAGGGCTTCCTGTATGGTAGTCGCCAGGCTTCATTGTTCGGATCTTTGGATCAAAACCGTCATCATGTTGGGTCTGCCCCTTCAGGAGCTCCGTTTGAGAGCCACTTCGGATTTTTGCCTGAATCGCCTGAGACATCGTTTATGAATCAAGTTAGGTTTGCAAATATGGGGAACATTGGCGGTGCTAACCGAAACGGGGGAAGCCTCATGCTGAACATGGCTTCTCGTGCTTCCCTGAATCCTGTCTCTGCTCTAAGTGGAAGCCTGACAGATAATAACTCTACTAACTTCAGACCAGTACCATCGCCAAGACTTGGGCAACCACCATTCTTTGGGAACACCACATATCAAGGACCTGGTTATTATGGACTTGACAGCTCCACCATTGAGCGTGGTCGTAACCGCAGAGTTGACAGCAGCGCGTTCCAGGCAGATAGCAAGAAGCAGTATCAGCTTGATTTGGACAAGATCCGTAAAGGGGAGGATACTCGGACAACATTGATGATTAAAAACATCCCAAACAA GTACACATCCAAGATGCTTTTGGCTGCAATTGATGAGCTCCACAAAGGAACGTATGACTTCTTCTACCTGCCAATTGATTTCAAG AACAAATGCAATGTTGGTTATGCGTTCATTAACATGATATCCCCTGTGCACATTGTATCTTTCTACCAG GCTTTCAATGGGAAGAAGTGGGAGAAATTTAACAGCGAGAAAGTAGCGTCATTGGCTTATGGTAGGATCCAGGGAAGGAATGCACTAATCTCACATTTCCAGAATTCAAGTTTGATGAACGAGGACAAGAGATGCCGTCCCATTCTTTTTCATTCCAATGGACCAGAGACTGGAAATCAG GAACCATTCCCAAATGGGATATGCATCCACATGCCTCTGGATGGTGGGGCAGGCTCCAGCAAGGAGCCCCTCGGCTTTGAAGAGGACGACAATCCCAACGAGATCAAGATATCCGGGGAGAAATCCATGGTGGGGAGTTTGTAG
- the LOC125523465 gene encoding signal peptide peptidase-like 2 isoform X2 has translation MAILPLPAVAAFLLLLLLAGRAAADDASSDDRGHDASPGCNNKFQLVKVKNWVNGTQGTTVVGLSARFGSPLPRTVDGAQRTFAALTNPPDLCSNSTSKLTNSIALVARGGCPFTAKAEFAQAAGAAGLVIINDDEELYKMVCGDNDTSLNVTIPVVMVPHSAGNNLKDLLDHGAKVEVQLYSPNRPVVDLSACFLWLMAVGTIVCASLWSEFVACEQIDEHYNQLTRQPGPNSGTNNTQDKEILEITAKGAGVFVIVASVFLLLLFYFMSSWVAWLLIVLFCIGGIEGMHVCLVTIISRINKDWGNNTVQLPFYGEVLALSVGIVPFCTVFAILWVVYRHSSFAWIGQDILGICLMITVLQMARLPNIRVASALLSAAFVYDIFWVFISPLIFHESVMIAVASGDSSGEAIPMLLRIPRFFDPWGGYDMIGFGDIIFPGLLVAFSYRFDRAGKKGILNGYFLWLTVGYAVGLFLTYLALFLMDGHGQPALLYLVPCTLGVIVVLGWIRGELPHLWNYGRRPENSVGEEV, from the exons ATGGCGATCCTCCCCCTGCCCGCGGTCGCCGCCTTCCTGCTGCTGCTCCTCCTCGCCGGGCGCGCGGCGGCCGACGACGCCTCCAGCGACGACCGCGGCCACGACGCCTCCCCCGGCTGCAACAACAAGTTCCAGCTG GTTAAGGTGAAGAACTGGGTGAATGGAACCCAGGGCACGACCGTTGTCGGACTGAGCGCGAGGTTCGGGTCCCCCTTGCCTAGAACTGTCGACGGGGCTCAGAGAACATTTGCTGCCCTCACCAATCCTCCAGACTTGTGCTCCAATTCGACCTCAAAG TTGACCAATTCTATTGCTTTAGTGGCACGTGGAGGGTGTCCTTTCACCGCCAAGGCCGAATTTGCGCAGGCTGCTGGTGCAGCCGGTTTGGTTATTATAAATGACGATGAAG AGCTTTACAAGATGGTTTGTGGTGACAATGATACTTCACTTAATGTGACAATCCCCGTCGTAATGGTGCCACACTCAGCAGGCAATAATCTGAAGGACTTACTGGACCATGGAGCAAAGG TTGAGGTGCAGTTATATTCGCCAAATCGACCAGTTGTGGACCTTTCCGCATGCTTCTTGTGGTTAATGGCTGTAGGAACTATAGTCTGCGCCTCACTCTGGAGTGAATTCGTTGCATGCGAACAGATTGATGAGCATTATAATCAGCTGACACGGCAG CCGGGACCTAATTCTGGAACAAACAACACACAAGATAAAGAAATCCTTGAAATCACAGCGAAGGGAGCTGGTGTTTTTGTCATAGTAGCTTCAgttttccttctcctcctcttctACTTCATGTCGTCTTGGGTCGCCTGGCTACTGATTGTATTGTTCTGCATTGGTGGTATTGAG GGTATGCATGTTTGCTTGGTGACAATTATCTCTAG GATTAATAAGGATTGGGGAAATAATACTGTACAATTGCCCTTCTACGGGGAGGTCTTGGCCTTGTCTGTTGGAATAGTACCATTCTGTACGGTCTTTGCCATTCTATGGGTTGTTTATCGGCATTCTTCGTTTGCTTGGATAGGCCAAGACATCCTT GGTATCTGCCTGATGATAACTGTGCTTCAGATGGCGCGCTTACCTAATATCAGG GTTGCATCAGCTCTTCTTAGTGCTGCATTTGTGTATGACATCTTCTGGGTCTTCATTTCGCCTCTTATATTCCATGAGAGTGTTATGATTGCA gttgctaGTGGTGACAGCTCAGGGGAAGCAATTCCGATGCTCCTAAGAATACCTCGTTTCTTTGATCCATGGGGTGGCTATGACATGATAGGCTTTGGTGATATTATTTTCCCTGGATTGCTCGTTGCATTCAGCTACAG ATTTGACAGGGCAGGCAAAAAGGGTATCTTGAATGGATATTTTCTATGGCTGACCGTGGGATATGCTGTCG GCCTTTTCCTTACCTATCTTGCGCTTTTCCTGATGGATGGACATGGTCAGCCGGCGCTGCTGTACCTAGTTCCTTGCACGTTAG GGGTTATTGTGGTGCTTGGTTGGATAAGAGGCGAGCTGCCTCACTTGTGGAACTACGGAAGAAGACCAGAAAATTCAGTCGGCGAAGAAGTCTGA
- the LOC125523465 gene encoding signal peptide peptidase-like 2 isoform X1, with protein MAILPLPAVAAFLLLLLLAGRAAADDASSDDRGHDASPGCNNKFQLVKVKNWVNGTQGTTVVGLSARFGSPLPRTVDGAQRTFAALTNPPDLCSNSTSKLTNSIALVARGGCPFTAKAEFAQAAGAAGLVIINDDEELYKMVCGDNDTSLNVTIPVVMVPHSAGNNLKDLLDHGAKVEVQLYSPNRPVVDLSACFLWLMAVGTIVCASLWSEFVACEQIDEHYNQLTRQPGPNSGTNNTQDKEILEITAKGAGVFVIVASVFLLLLFYFMSSWVAWLLIVLFCIGGIEGMHVCLVTIISRINKDWGNNTVQLPFYGEVLALSVGIVPFCTVFAILWVVYRHSSFAWIGQDILGICLMITVLQMARLPNIRVLACLFAVVLTVLRLLHVSEVSKAVSLQVASALLSAAFVYDIFWVFISPLIFHESVMIAVASGDSSGEAIPMLLRIPRFFDPWGGYDMIGFGDIIFPGLLVAFSYRFDRAGKKGILNGYFLWLTVGYAVGLFLTYLALFLMDGHGQPALLYLVPCTLGVIVVLGWIRGELPHLWNYGRRPENSVGEEV; from the exons ATGGCGATCCTCCCCCTGCCCGCGGTCGCCGCCTTCCTGCTGCTGCTCCTCCTCGCCGGGCGCGCGGCGGCCGACGACGCCTCCAGCGACGACCGCGGCCACGACGCCTCCCCCGGCTGCAACAACAAGTTCCAGCTG GTTAAGGTGAAGAACTGGGTGAATGGAACCCAGGGCACGACCGTTGTCGGACTGAGCGCGAGGTTCGGGTCCCCCTTGCCTAGAACTGTCGACGGGGCTCAGAGAACATTTGCTGCCCTCACCAATCCTCCAGACTTGTGCTCCAATTCGACCTCAAAG TTGACCAATTCTATTGCTTTAGTGGCACGTGGAGGGTGTCCTTTCACCGCCAAGGCCGAATTTGCGCAGGCTGCTGGTGCAGCCGGTTTGGTTATTATAAATGACGATGAAG AGCTTTACAAGATGGTTTGTGGTGACAATGATACTTCACTTAATGTGACAATCCCCGTCGTAATGGTGCCACACTCAGCAGGCAATAATCTGAAGGACTTACTGGACCATGGAGCAAAGG TTGAGGTGCAGTTATATTCGCCAAATCGACCAGTTGTGGACCTTTCCGCATGCTTCTTGTGGTTAATGGCTGTAGGAACTATAGTCTGCGCCTCACTCTGGAGTGAATTCGTTGCATGCGAACAGATTGATGAGCATTATAATCAGCTGACACGGCAG CCGGGACCTAATTCTGGAACAAACAACACACAAGATAAAGAAATCCTTGAAATCACAGCGAAGGGAGCTGGTGTTTTTGTCATAGTAGCTTCAgttttccttctcctcctcttctACTTCATGTCGTCTTGGGTCGCCTGGCTACTGATTGTATTGTTCTGCATTGGTGGTATTGAG GGTATGCATGTTTGCTTGGTGACAATTATCTCTAG GATTAATAAGGATTGGGGAAATAATACTGTACAATTGCCCTTCTACGGGGAGGTCTTGGCCTTGTCTGTTGGAATAGTACCATTCTGTACGGTCTTTGCCATTCTATGGGTTGTTTATCGGCATTCTTCGTTTGCTTGGATAGGCCAAGACATCCTT GGTATCTGCCTGATGATAACTGTGCTTCAGATGGCGCGCTTACCTAATATCAGGGTATTGGCATGTCTATTTGCAGTAGTCCTAACAGTTTTACGACTCCTGCATGTATCAGAAGTATCTAAGGCTGTATCTTTGCAGGTTGCATCAGCTCTTCTTAGTGCTGCATTTGTGTATGACATCTTCTGGGTCTTCATTTCGCCTCTTATATTCCATGAGAGTGTTATGATTGCA gttgctaGTGGTGACAGCTCAGGGGAAGCAATTCCGATGCTCCTAAGAATACCTCGTTTCTTTGATCCATGGGGTGGCTATGACATGATAGGCTTTGGTGATATTATTTTCCCTGGATTGCTCGTTGCATTCAGCTACAG ATTTGACAGGGCAGGCAAAAAGGGTATCTTGAATGGATATTTTCTATGGCTGACCGTGGGATATGCTGTCG GCCTTTTCCTTACCTATCTTGCGCTTTTCCTGATGGATGGACATGGTCAGCCGGCGCTGCTGTACCTAGTTCCTTGCACGTTAG GGGTTATTGTGGTGCTTGGTTGGATAAGAGGCGAGCTGCCTCACTTGTGGAACTACGGAAGAAGACCAGAAAATTCAGTCGGCGAAGAAGTCTGA